A segment of the Streptomyces diastaticus subsp. diastaticus genome:
TCCGGGATGTCGCTGAAGGAGGACATCGGGTCCCTCACCCCGAGCCGGGTGGTGACCTCCAGGATGATCTCGATCCGGTCCACCGAGTCCGCTCCCAGGTCGCGCAGGTGCTTGTCCCCGGTGACCAGGCCGGGCCGCACGGTCGGCAGGACCACGCCGATGGCCTCGCGCAGGGCCTGCTCCACACGTCGCCTCCGGTTCTCGTCGGATTCCACTACTCCCCCTCCTCCAGGTCCCGCAGCACGCGCTGCGTGCCGACGGCGATGAGCTGGTCCGTCCCCGCCACCCGCACCACGGTGTCCACGACCTCCTCGGCCGGGTCCGCGGCGCGGGCGCGGACGGTCACGGCGATCTCGAACTCGGTGCCGACGTCGGCGTTGCCGAGGAAGCACAGTTGCTGGTCGACGACGCGGCGCCTCAAGAAGGCCCGGTCGTCGCGTCCCAGGGCGTGCCACTGCCGCAGCACGGCCTGGTCGACGATGGAGAAGTAGGCGGCGAAGTAGACGAGCCCCACGCCGTTGAGGTCGCGGGTGACGTCGACGGCGTACCGCGTGGTGAATCCGTCGGCCACCGTCACGTACCGTCCGTCCGGGT
Coding sequences within it:
- a CDS encoding acyl carrier protein, with protein sequence MESDENRRRRVEQALREAIGVVLPTVRPGLVTGDKHLRDLGADSVDRIEIILEVTTRLGVRDPMSSFSDIPDIDALVDRLSQAVRA